A part of Periophthalmus magnuspinnatus isolate fPerMag1 chromosome 14, fPerMag1.2.pri, whole genome shotgun sequence genomic DNA contains:
- the LOC117381755 gene encoding Golgi SNAP receptor complex member 1-like: MSTTNMASSSSGYWEDLRKQARQLENELDLKLVSFSKLCTSYSSGNNGLAINQRTRSDSVGSSHDNLMVAMTTEIEQLLAKLTSVNGKMAEFTAGTLPHNAALMHTLQRHRDILQDYTNEFHKTKTNFFNLREREDLLGSVHRDIESYKSGSGVNNRRTELFLKEHEHLRNSDRLIDNAISIAMATKENMTFQRGVLKSIQTRVTTLANRFPAINSLIQKINLRKRRDSLILGTVIGVCTILLLLYTFH, from the exons ATGTCAACAACAAACATGGCGTCGAGCAGCAGCGGCTACTGGGAAG ATCTACGGAAGCAGGCGCGTCAGCTGGAAAATGAATTGGACCTGAAGTTGGTGTCATTCTCCAAACTCTGCACAAGTTACAGCAGTGGCAACAATGGCCTGGCCATCAACCAAAGAACAAG GTCTGATTCTGTTGGGTCCTCTCATGACAATTTGATGGTGGCCATGACCACTGAGATTGAGCAGCTTCTTGCAAAA TTAACATCTGTAAATGGCAAAATGGCAGAGTTCACAGCAGGAACTTTGCCTCATAATGCAGCGTTGATGCACACcttacagagacacagagacattttaCAG gATTACACAAATGAGTTTCATAAAACCAAGACCAACTTTTTCAACCTTCGGGAAAGAGAGGATCTGCTGGGCTCCGTTCACAGAGACATTGA GTCATACAAAAGCGGCTCTGGAGTCAACAACAGACGCACCGAACTTTTCCTCAAGGAGCACGAACATCTCAGGAA CTCTGATCGTCTTATTGACAATGCAATAAG CATTGCTATGGCGACCAAAGAGAACATGACGTTTCAGCGTGGCGTGCTCAAGTCCATTCAGACCAGAGTAACCACTTTGGCCA ATCGTTTCCCTGCCATCAACAGCCTCatccaaaaaataaatttgcGAAAACGGAGAGACTCTCTAATTTTGGGCACAGTGATTGGTGTCTGCACCATCCTGCTGTTGCTCTACACGTTCCACTGA
- the LOC117381756 gene encoding trafficking regulator of GLUT4 1-like, translating to MAINTDATFQKSALGEREASNPTEFQDTEKLLSAGTTEPTGESNLKESDSFSLNIRGSVRSLDADQNGYRSPLKSGSVGQLAAPPKSTSRLNLGPPPSPVPPGPIPPSYLWLAVLSCFCPGVPFNICALWYASVSKSVLNTGDVAAARKYGRRSMLLSCLAILLGVAVIIFTVVGLGT from the exons ATGGCCATCAACACTGACGCCACTTTTCAGAAGAGCGCCCTGGGGGAGCGCGAGGCATCCAACCCCACCGAATTCCAGGACACCGAGAAGTTACTGAGTGCCGGCACTACAGAGCCCACAGGGGAGAGCAACCTCAAAGAATCAGACTCGTTCTCGCTCAACATCCGCGGCAGCGTGCGCTCACTGGACGCGGACCAAAATGGGTACCGATCACCGCTCAAGTCCGGCTCAGTGGGACAGCTGGCGGCCCCACCCAAGTCCACATCCCGCCTGAACCTCGGTCCTCCTCCCTCACCGGTGCCTCCCGGGCCTATTCCCCCCAGCTACTTGTGGCTGGCCGTGCTATCCTGCTTCTGCCCAGGAGTGCCATTCAACATCTGTGCGCTGTGGTACGCCAGTGTG TCCAAGTCGGTGTTGAACACTGGAGACGTCGCGGCCGCGAGGAAGTACGGGCGTCGGTCGATGCTGCTGAGCTGCCTGGCCATCCTGCTGGGTGTGGCAGTCATCATCTTCACCGTGGTCGGATTAGGTACTTAG
- the LOC117381911 gene encoding beta-crystallin A3-like, with the protein MAHTNTMPMGPWKITVYDQRYFQGRRMEFTACCQNIMECGMENIRSLKVECGAWVGYEHSSFCGQQFILEKGDYPCFESYMGSNSYRIERMISFRPICCANHKDSRMTVYELENMMGRQFELCDDYPSLQAMGWIHNEVGSMQIQCGAFVCYQYPGYRGYQYIMECDCHGGEYKCYREYGTHAQTPQIQSIRRIQH; encoded by the exons atggcTCACACAAACACCATGCCCATGGGTCCCTGGAAG ATCACTGTCTATGATCAGAGGTATTTCCAGGGCAGGCGTATGGAGTTCACCGCCTGCTGCCAGAACATCATGGAGTGTGGGATGGAGAACATCCGCTCCCTGAAGGTCGAGTGTGGCGC TTGGGTGGGCTATGAGCACTCCAGCTTCTGCGGGCAGCAGTTCATCCTGGAGAAGGGAGACTACCCGTGCTTTGAGTCCTACATGGGCAGCAACTCCTACCGCATCGAGAGGATGATCTCCTTCAGGCCCATCTGCTGCGCT AACCACAAGGACTCCCGCATGACCGTCTATGAGCTGGAGAACATGATGGGACGTCAGTTCGAGCTGTGTGATGACTACCCCTCTCTGCAGGCCATGGGCTGGATACACAACGAGGTTGGCTCCATGCAAATCCAGTGTGGCGC CTTCGTGTGCTACCAGTATCCTGGCTACCGCGGATACCAGTACATCATGGAGTGCGACTGTCACGGAGGCGAGTACAAGTGTTACCGTGAGTACGGCACCCATGCCCAGACGCCCCAGATCCAGTCCATCAGAAGGATCCAGCACTGA